The following coding sequences lie in one Danio rerio strain Tuebingen ecotype United States chromosome 3, GRCz12tu, whole genome shotgun sequence genomic window:
- the ppp4ca gene encoding serine/threonine-protein phosphatase 4 catalytic subunit A gives MCVIMGDFTDLDRQIEQLRRCELIKENEVKALCAKAREILVEESNVQSVDSPVTVCGDIHGQFYDLKELFRVGGEVPETNYLFMGDFVDRGFYSVETFLLLLALKVRYPDRITLIRGNHESRQITQVYGFFDECHRKYGSATVWRYCTEIFDYLSLSAIVDGKIFCVHGGLSPSIQTLDQIRTIDRKQEVPHDGPMCDLLWSDPEDTTGWGVSPRGAGYLFGSDVVAQFNAANDISMICRAHQLVMEGYKWHFNDTVLTVWSAPNYCYRCGNVAAILELDEHLQKEFIIFEAAPQETRGLPSKKPVADYFL, from the exons ATGTGTGTCATCATGGGCGACttcactgacctggacagacaaATTGAGCAACTCCGACGTTGTGAACTTATCAAGGAAAATGAAGTCAAGGCGTTGTGTGCCAAAGCAAG GGAGATTCTGGTAGAAGAGAGTAATGTTCAGAGTGTAGATTCTCCTGTCACA GTCTGTGGTGACATACATGGCCAGTTTTATGATTTAAAGGAGCTCTTTAGG GTCGGGGGTGAAGTCCCGGAAACAAACTACCTCTTCATGGGAGACTTTGTGGACCGAGGGTTTTATAGTGTGGAGACGTTTCTGTTGCTGCtagcattaaag GTGCGATACCCTGACAGAATTACACTGATCAGAGGGAATCACGAGTCTAGGCAGATCACACAAGTCTATGGCTTTTTTGATGAGTGTCATCGAAAATACGGCTCTGCTACTGTGTGGAGGTACTGCACCGAGATCTTTGACTACCTGTCGCTCTCTGCCATTGTTGATGGCAAG ATATTTTGTGTGCACGGTGGTCTTTCTCCATCTATTCAGACCTTAGATCAGATCAGGACTATTGACCGAAAACAGGAAGTTCCTCATGATGGACCCATGTGTGACCTACTGTGGTCTGATCCAGAAG ACACCACAGGCTGGGGTGTAAGCCCGAGAGGAGCTGGATATCTGTTTGGTAGTGATGTGGTGGCACAATTTAATGCTGCCAATGATATCAGCATGATCTGCAGAGCGCATCAGCTGGTCATGGAGGGCTACAAGTGGCATTTCAATGACACTGTGTTGACAGTATGGTCTGCTCCAAACTACTGTTATAG ATGTGGAAATGTGGCAGCCATTTTGGAGCTTGATGAGCATCTCCAGAAGGAGTTTATCATATTTGAAGCTGCCCCGCAGGAAACCAGAGGCCTCCCTTCGAAGAAACCTGTTGCTGACTATTTCCTTTGA
- the atad5a gene encoding ATPase family AAA domain-containing protein 5: MAGVVALPAVMEDFEGQPCKKMRKDGDAPSVRTITNYFAPKIVEKPFSPPRSNNIMDFFKKTSPAPEIKNCSLKAKENSPHSSEQVSQEVSGKPVRGRGQKRTRKTKDKKKSKEEDAQVVTDDVVLIESPGDSKESETAGLPDRTCPDMKESNLRKNATEDDSSTLTVNKSVETSEQKPLLKKDGGNKKSALRRNRKAKGDCEESKECVGDAQEPVCGAKPEQCAEKKSNTVTISFLDFMHNQSHEEEESNAVSKTDTAETSSEVNICNNAGDSAVGPLQVSPRTLTIQAEVHPISPDHHESLKVSKDYKIASIFIRNKKSQVKDEKRLSDPMPEVKPDVLPDLKRKSNVVLLEEDLELDVVESSSNPKSTEAERKQFMNAFKQPSLDGVKNKPNKGQSKPSQLQEQVLEAAEKEPEEKTTEKKPEVTSLEKNEEAKSCSVDKKMKVRKSGKKAQAKKAEDKQDMKPEEPPAEMEVEKESSPAEKDNTEEPVRELRRSTRDLSRRQTAAAPQKKEKQENTVKDDETQNTPSPSLASTPKVQRPKRGIYRAEILCPPYTKGSPIRMRISRMPPTSATKAGDFEISSPLSAQELNAAKKRKQAKKLVQKAKALQQNKKDTKKEKETVRRSTRSKESSINYCEDEDSIVFLEASKSNPVSSQESEKINKKLRSLNEVLGKNASQNKTSKTPAGSKLAPLFVEKKAQRPSAVISIFDDSSREASENSQDDEQFRAKREFLKSGLPESFKKQIAKTAANREAYSQACASFQTVVHVQQKTPDCSVWSLQWPTDPLLSCLKEFCNIPSVPLMCLEKSLGCTTVPAKRTFCKQVSCQKTEFSEPIRQCLLEKMRISNPSFPHQRFFTRFIKRREDYILQASAADLEDESKESCHAGSSDAVGRKRKRVDEGEATGKIGKKTKSSHTDDDVIVIEVSPPSRGEAAQPSGRGRRGRSLRQKQKEESKPEDQTSPVNDDVMIVEPAVSRNTSTEDGIKEDVLWTEKYQPQHSSEIIGNMESVRRLHSWLKEWKLRADREERRKQQEKKHEEDSNDSWLMSEDLDETEDFLCNTLLITGPTGVGKTAAVYACAQELGFKVFEVNSSSQRSGRQILSQLKEATQSHQVDIQGVNAHKPSYFSNYSSNSATVKPGTSPRKLNSPRRVVSSPRKPPQSPRSASSRRGGLAPTSLTSFFKAGGRSSGKEVNNQDKKTQPACPKKSAKAKEADDKSKVCPSGTSVGSKISSEDQAKRTATSLILFEEVDIVFDDDLGFLAAIKTFMTTTKRPVILTTSDSTFGAMFDGQFEEIHFKSPSVADVSSYVRLLCLAENLRTDSKDVSCLLEWNGCDIRQSLLQLQFWACSGGVQQIQRPLPSSESKGKPKSGTDLQPVKAEDVKEENLPHCHTAFTESLLGVCNMQTENIADLLLKHEPSDLESIKSWDLLSEAHRRGVNLLHSNMESLLPLPTRLLPQSTFKPQAAPAPQSQPEQLPQTVRLESLDEPSDDGSPLKVSARMKGRKKMSINHKDVFQSDSESEEDFLPLPKNSRDPAQSTNVETADVPEAAPKKSRCIVLTEAEKKKSKPVMQCLSGLAEFLDHMSFLDSSLHYQASQSEGFCRPQDSGWTSAEIKSGMTDDIRLESVKQANSVSVEEVHAVLEHLSFKKCKAVVSDAWDRVQQLEAEIRGKAEEELTLSVAPHRQSFSLTQTTPCEPRVMERRSEVLKSVLSTRSSGTLGSRAAVALDYLPCLRTICRSERLKEQGKIKRRFLHYLDGIHFTLPKSTVEFLASDFP; the protein is encoded by the exons ATGGCTGGGGTTGTTGCATTGCCAGCTGTCATGGAGGATTTCGAGGGTCAG CCGTGCAAAAAAATGAGAAAGGATGGCGATGCACCATCTGTCAGAACTATCACTAACTACTTTGCACCCAAGATAGTGGAGAAACCGTTCTCACCGCCTCGATCCAACAACATCATGGACTTCTTCAAGAAGACCTCGCCTGCACCAGAAATAAAAAACTGCTCTCTGAAAGCTAAAGAAAACTCGCCGCATTCTTCAGAGCAAGTAAGTCAAGAAGTCTCAGGGAAACCTGTTCGAGGACGAGGGCAGAAGCGCACCAGGAAGACTAAAGACAAGAAGAAATCTAAAGAGGAGGATGCACAGGTGGTCACAGATGATGTTGTGCTTATTGAGAGTCCCGGTGATTCAaaggaaagtgaaactgctgGACTTCCAGATAGAACTTGTCCTGATATGAAAGAATCCAACTTGAGGAAAAATGCCACAGAGGATGATTCAAGTACTCTGACTGTTAATAAGTCTGTGGAAACTTCTGAACAGAAACCGTTGTTAAAAAAAGATGGTGGGAACAAAAAATCTGCCTTGAGGAGAAACCGTAAGGCAAAAGGTGACTGTGAAGAGAGTAAGGAATGTGTTGGTGATGCTCAAGAGCCGGTGTGTGGTGCTAAACCTGAGCAGTGTGCCGAAAAGAAAAGCAACACCGTCACCAtctcatttttagattttatgcaCAATCAAAGTCATGAGGAGGAGGAGAGCAATGCTGTTTCCAAGACTGACACTGCTGAGACTTCAAGTGAAGTGAACATCTGTAATAATGCAGGTGATTCTGCTGTCGGTCCTCTGCAGGTGTCACCCAGAACTCTCACCATTCAAGCAGAGGTGCATCCCATTTCCCCTGATCACCATGAGTCTCTAAAAGTGTCCAAGGATTACAAAATCGCCTCcatttttattagaaataaaaaaagccAAGTAAAAGATGAGAAGAGATTGTCTGATCCTATGCCTGAGGTTAAACCTGATGTTTTGCCTGACCTCAAAAGGAAGTCTAATGTTGTTCTTCTTGAGGAAGATCTGGAACTAGATGTGGTGGAGTCCAGCTCCAATCCTAAAAGCACTGAGGCGGAGAGAAAGCAGTTTATGAATGCTTTTAAGCAGCCGAGCCTTGATGGAGTTAAAAACAAACCCAATAAGGGACAAAGCAAGCCGAGCCAGCTTCAAGAGCAAGTCCTGGAGGCAGCAGAGAAGGAACCTGAAGAAAAAACAACTGAGAAGAAACCTGAAGTTACAAGCTTGGAGAAGAATGAAGAAGCAAAGAGTTGTTCTGTTGATAAAAAGATGAAAGTTCGAAAATCTGGAAAAAAGGCTCAAGCTAAGAAAGCTGAAGACAAACAAGATATGAAACCTGAAGAACCTCCAGCAGAGATGGAGGTGGAGAAAGAGAGCAGCCCAGCTGAAAAAGACAACACTGAAGAGCCTGTCAGAGAGCTCAGGAGGTCAACCAGAGATCTGTCACGTAGACAAACAGCTGCTGCGCCACAGAAGAAAGAGAAACAAGAAAACACAGTAAAAGATGACGAAACCCAAAATACACCCTCTCCTTCTCTGGCCTCCACCCCGAAAGTTCAAAGACCCAAAAGGGGAATCTACAGAGCTGAAATACTCTGTCCACCATACACAAAAGGCAGTCCTATCAG GATGAGAATCAGTCGAATGCCTCCAACTTCTGCCACAAAAGCTGGTGATTTTGAAATATCAAGTCCTCTCTCAGCACAG gaattaaATGCAGCTAAAAAGAGAAAGCAAGCTAAAAAGCTTGTTCAGAAAGCCAAAGCACTTCAGCAAAATAAAAAGGACACTAAGAAGGAGAAAGAGACTGTAAGACGCTCTACAAGAAGCAAAGAGTCATCAATAAATTACTGTGAAGACGAG gaCTCCATAGTGTTTTTGGAGGCAAGCAAAAGCAATCCAGTCTCCTCACAGGAAAGtgagaaaatcaataaaaaacttCGAAGCTTGAATGAGGTTTTGGGGAAAAATGCATCTCAAAACAAAACATCCAAGACTCCTGCAG GTTCTAAACTTGCTCCTCTGTTTGTTGAGAAAAAAGCTCAGAGACCTTCAGCTGTCATCTCCATTTTTGACGACAGCAG TCGTGAAGCTTCTGAGAACTCGCAAGACGATGAACAGTTTAGAGCAAAGAGAGAGTTTCTGAAGAGTGGCCTTCCAGAGTCTTTTAAAAAGCAGATTGCAAAGACAGCAGCCAATCGAGAGGCTTACAGTCAGGCCTGTGCTTCATTCCAGACAGTGGTGCACGTCCAGCAGAAGACTCCAG ATTGTTCTGTCTGGAGCCTCCAGTGGCCCACAGACCCTTTGCTGAGTTGCTTAAAGGAGTTCTGTAATATACCATCGGTGCCACTGATGTGTTTGGAGAAGTCTTTAGGGTGTACTACGGTCCCGGCTAAGAGAACATTTTGCAAGCAG GTTTCTTGTCAGAAGACCGAGTTTTCTGAGCCAATCAGACAGTGTCTTTTGGAGAAGATGAGAATCTCCAATCCATCCTTCCCTCATCAGCGATTCTTTACTCGGTTCATTAAGAGACGTGAAGACTACATCCTCCAGGCTTCTGCAGCAG ATCTTGAAGATGAGTCTAAGGAGTCCTGTCATGCTGGATCATCCGATGCTGTCGGGAGAAAACGGAAACGTGTGGATGAAGGAGAGGCAACCGGCAAAATAGGCAAAAAAACTAAATCCAGTCATACAGATGATGATGTCATAGTGATAGAAGTAAGTCCACCATCAAGAGGTGAAGCAGCACAGCCATCTGGGAGAGGTCGAAGAGGTCGATCACTGAGACAAAAGCAGAAAGAAGAGTCCAAACCAGAAGACCAGACCTCACCTGTGAACGATGATGTCATGATTGTGGAACCAGCTGTCTCCAGAAATACAAGCACAGAAG ATGGAATTAAAGAGGATGTGCTTTGGACAGAGAAATATCAGCCACAGCACTCCAGTGAAATAATCGGGAATATGGAGTCTGTCCGGAGACTACACAG ctgGCTGAAAGAGTGGAAATTGAGAGCTGACCGAGAAGAGAGGAGGAAACAGCAGGAAAAGAAGCACGAGGAGGACAGTAATG ACTCCTGGCTCATGAGTGAAGACCTGGATGAGACTGAAGATTTTCTGTGTAACACACTGCTTATTACTGGACCCACCGGAGTGGGCAAAACTGCTGCAGTCTATGCCTGTGCACAAGAACTGGGATTCAAG GTATTTGAGGTAAACTCCTCTTCTCAGAGAAGTGGTCGTCAGATCTTATCCCAGTTGAAGGAAGCCACTCAGTCCCACCAGGTGGACATCCAGGGTGTCAATGCTCACAAACCGTCCTACTTCAGCAATTACAGCAGCAACAGCGCCACCGTCAAACCCGGCACTTCTCCTA GGAAGCTGAACTCCCCCAGAAGGGTTGTATCATCTCCAAGAAAGCCGCCTCAGTCTCCTCGAAGTGCTTCATCCAGAAGAGGAGGACTGGCGCCAACATCTTTAACCAGTTTCTTTAAAGCAGGTGGAAGATCCTCTGGAAAAGAAGTAAACAATCAAGACAAGAAAACACAACCTG CATGTCCAAAAAAGTCTGCCAAAGCTAAAGAGGCTGATGATAAAAGTAAAGTGTGCCCAAGTGGAACTTCAGTGGGCAGCAAAATCTCCTCTGAAGACCAGGCCAAAAGGACGGCCACGTCCCTTATCTTATTCGAGGAAGTGGACATTGTTTTTGATGATGACTTGGGATTCCTGGCTGCAATCAAAACCTTCATGACCACCACTAAGAGACCAGTTATTCTGACAACGAGTG ATTCAACTTTCGGTGCCATGTTTGATGGGCAATTCGAGGAGATCCATTTCAAATCTCCTTCAGTG GCGGATGTTTCCAGTTACGTCCGGCTGTTGTGTCTGGCAGAAAACCTGAGAACTGATAGTAAGGATGTGTCCTGTTTGCTGGAGTGGAACGGCTGTGATATTCGGCAGAGTCTTCTGCAGCTGCAGTTTTGGGCCTGCAGTGGTGGAGTACAGCAGATACAGAGGCCTCTGCCCTCATCAG AAAGCAAAGGGAAGCCCAAGAGTGGCACTGATCTTCAGCCTGTGAAAGCTGAGGATGTAAAGGAGGAAAATCTGCCACATTGCCACACTGCGTTTACAGAGAGCTTGCTGGGGGTCTGCAATATGCAAACAGAAAATATTGCAGATTTACTGCTtaag CATGAACCCTCTGATCTAGAAAGCATTAAATCCTGGGATCTTCTTTCTGAGGCCCACAGAAGAGGAGTGAATCTTCTCCATTCGAATATGGAGAGTCTGCTTCCACTGCCAACTCGTCTTTTACCCCAGTCCACATTTAAACCACAAGCAGCACCAGCTCCACAGTCCCAGCCTGAGCAACTACCTCAAACTGTGAGATTAGAAAGTTTGGACGAGCCCTCTGATGACGGCAGTCCTCTCAAAGTGTCCGCGAGAATGAAGGGGCGTAAGAAGATGAGCATTAACCACAAAGATGTTTTCCAGTCTGATTCAGAGTCTGAGGAAGACTTCCTCCCACTGCCAAAAAACAGCAGAGATCCTGCTCAAAGCACTAATGTAGAAACAGCCGACGTGCCTGAAGCTGCCCCCAAAAAATCAAGGTGTATTGTGTTAACTGAAGCCGAAAAGAAGAAGAGCAAGCCAGTGATGCAGTGCTTGAGTGGTTTGGCAGAGTTTTTAGACCACATGTCCTTCCTTGACTCCTCACTACACTATCAAGCCTCGCAGTCAGAGGGGTTTTGCCGACCCCAGGATTCTGGCTGGACCAGTGCAGAGATCAAGAGCGGGATGACTGATGATATTCGGTTAGAGTCTGTCAAGCAGGCCAATAGTGTTAGTGTTGAAGAAGTGCATGCTGTTTTGGAGCATTTGAGTTTTAAGAAGTGCAAGGCTGTAGTGTCTGATGCCTGGGACAGAGTGCAGCAGCTGGAGGCCGAGATCAGAGGAAAAGCTGAGGAGGAGCTCACACTCTCCGTGGCTCCACACAGACAGAGCTTCAGCCTCACACAGACTACACCTTGTGAACCAAG